In one Nocardia tengchongensis genomic region, the following are encoded:
- a CDS encoding ABC transporter family substrate-binding protein has protein sequence MTGGRKRASLRAVLVMVATLLAVATGCTANPPPPIESTDSPKTQPAKPGKNSVVVAVDDIGIGFNPHLRSQQSPATAAVASMVLPSPFKAAPTPGVPGGTDWNLNPALMVSADVSAQDPFTITYQIKNEASWSDGAPIAAEDFKYLWQQMITQPGTVDPAGYRLISDVSSSAGGKTVTVTLTQPYPAWRQLFTDLLPQHLVKDSGFEQGLVDTIRISGGQFRIKQADRGREEILLERNDRYWGQPAVPDQILLRRGGTPAQVAESLRVGDAQMALVHGGVALQAQLAAIPSVRTAVMAQSREMSLVLNGRGGDLADVRVRRAVLALLDPVLLATVGAQTGSWVEPVRAQVLSPSDPGYAATQPPRMPQEEAFGLLAEAGFARAAETPAAPSATSPAPQPRPLAKNGKSLTVRLGAVDGDTTTLAVANTAADQLRSAGIDVIVRSVTAAQLYGKELTEAGIDAVVGWERTGEDPATVLASRYGCAPVAPPGDNGDTTVADGAKKSPSNLSGVCDPGLQPGIDAALRGIDPGKVIAETEPRLWELATVLPIVQDTQVAAAGPRVDGASLSGAIQTGIFADAANWRRLP, from the coding sequence ATGACCGGGGGCCGGAAGCGCGCATCGTTGCGCGCGGTGCTTGTGATGGTGGCGACCCTGCTGGCGGTCGCGACCGGCTGCACCGCGAATCCGCCGCCGCCCATCGAGTCCACGGACTCTCCCAAGACGCAGCCCGCCAAGCCCGGGAAGAACTCGGTCGTGGTGGCGGTCGACGACATCGGGATCGGGTTCAATCCGCATCTGCGGTCGCAGCAGTCGCCGGCGACGGCGGCGGTGGCGTCCATGGTGTTGCCGAGTCCGTTCAAGGCCGCGCCGACGCCGGGGGTGCCGGGCGGGACCGACTGGAATCTGAATCCGGCGCTGATGGTGTCGGCGGACGTGAGCGCGCAGGATCCGTTCACGATCACCTACCAGATCAAGAACGAGGCGTCCTGGTCCGACGGCGCTCCGATCGCCGCCGAGGACTTCAAATACCTGTGGCAGCAGATGATCACGCAGCCGGGCACGGTGGATCCGGCCGGCTATCGGCTGATCTCGGATGTCAGTTCCTCGGCGGGCGGCAAGACCGTGACCGTCACCCTGACCCAGCCGTATCCTGCGTGGCGGCAGCTGTTCACCGATCTGCTGCCCCAGCATCTGGTGAAGGACAGCGGTTTCGAGCAGGGTCTGGTCGACACTATCCGGATCTCGGGCGGCCAGTTCCGGATCAAGCAGGCCGATCGCGGCCGCGAGGAGATCCTGCTCGAACGCAATGACCGCTACTGGGGTCAGCCCGCGGTGCCGGATCAGATCCTGTTGCGGCGCGGCGGAACTCCCGCGCAGGTGGCCGAGTCGCTGCGGGTCGGGGACGCGCAGATGGCGCTGGTGCACGGCGGGGTGGCGTTGCAGGCGCAGCTGGCGGCGATCCCGTCGGTGCGCACGGCGGTGATGGCGCAGTCGCGGGAGATGTCGCTGGTGCTCAACGGCCGCGGCGGGGATCTGGCCGATGTGCGGGTGCGGCGCGCGGTGCTGGCGCTGCTGGATCCGGTGTTGCTGGCCACGGTCGGCGCGCAGACCGGCAGCTGGGTGGAACCGGTTCGGGCGCAGGTGCTTTCGCCGTCGGATCCGGGGTACGCGGCCACGCAGCCGCCGCGGATGCCGCAGGAGGAGGCGTTCGGGTTGCTGGCCGAGGCCGGGTTCGCCCGGGCCGCCGAGACGCCCGCGGCGCCGTCGGCGACCTCGCCCGCGCCGCAGCCGCGTCCGCTGGCCAAGAACGGCAAGTCGCTGACGGTGCGCCTGGGCGCGGTGGACGGCGACACCACGACGCTGGCGGTGGCCAATACCGCGGCGGACCAATTGCGCAGTGCCGGAATCGATGTCATCGTGCGCAGCGTTACGGCCGCGCAGTTGTACGGCAAGGAACTGACCGAGGCCGGGATCGACGCGGTGGTCGGCTGGGAGCGCACCGGCGAGGATCCGGCGACCGTGCTGGCCTCGCGGTACGGGTGCGCGCCGGTGGCCCCGCCGGGTGACAACGGTGACACCACGGTGGCGGACGGCGCGAAGAAGTCGCCGTCGAATCTGTCGGGGGTCTGCGATCCGGGTCTGCAGCCGGGCATCGACGCCGCGCTGCGCGGCATCGACCCGGGCAAGGTGATCGCCGAGACCGAGCCCCGACTGTGGGAGCTGGCGACCGTGCTGCCGATCGTGCAGGACACCCAGGTGGCCGCGGCGGGCCCGCGGGTGGACGGGGCCTCGCTGAGCGGCGCCATCCAGACCGGCATCTTCGCGGATGCCGCCAATTGGCGGAGGCTGCCGTGA
- the mshB gene encoding N-acetyl-1-D-myo-inositol-2-amino-2-deoxy-alpha-D-glucopyranoside deacetylase, with protein MTHDSARHGLLLVHAHPDDESITTGGTIAHYRRRGVPVTVVTCTLGEEGEVIGDEYAHLVAGSADQLGGYRIAELSRALNELDVDAPHFLGGAGRWRDSGMAGTPSARNPRAFVNSGNAASDALVQVLLELRPRVVIGYDPRGGYGHPDHIRAHEITMAAVDAASDWGWTVPKVYWTVTDASVLAMHTEALKRRTVDQLPGALPRGWRLPHDGELACVPAESVTTTVDVSDVLAAKRAALRAHATQVTVAPSGRDFALSNDVAQPVLPEEHYILVRGERGPLGPDGREHDLFGGLE; from the coding sequence GTGACCCACGATTCCGCGCGACACGGCCTGCTGCTGGTGCACGCGCACCCCGACGACGAGTCCATCACCACCGGCGGCACCATCGCCCACTATCGCCGGCGCGGCGTCCCGGTCACCGTGGTGACCTGCACGCTCGGCGAGGAGGGTGAGGTCATCGGCGACGAGTACGCGCACCTGGTGGCCGGGTCGGCCGATCAGCTGGGCGGTTACCGGATCGCCGAACTGTCCAGGGCCCTGAACGAATTGGACGTGGACGCACCGCATTTCCTGGGCGGCGCGGGCCGCTGGCGGGACTCCGGCATGGCCGGTACGCCGTCGGCGCGCAATCCGCGGGCCTTCGTGAACTCCGGGAACGCGGCGTCGGACGCGCTGGTGCAGGTGCTGCTGGAGCTGCGGCCGCGGGTGGTGATCGGCTACGACCCGCGCGGCGGGTACGGGCATCCCGATCACATTCGCGCGCACGAGATCACGATGGCCGCGGTGGACGCCGCCTCGGATTGGGGTTGGACGGTTCCGAAGGTGTACTGGACGGTCACCGACGCCTCCGTGCTGGCGATGCACACCGAGGCGTTGAAGCGCCGCACCGTGGATCAGCTGCCGGGTGCGCTGCCGCGCGGCTGGCGGCTGCCGCACGATGGCGAATTGGCTTGTGTCCCGGCGGAATCGGTGACCACCACGGTGGACGTGTCGGATGTGCTGGCGGCCAAGCGGGCGGCGCTGCGGGCGCACGCCACCCAGGTGACGGTGGCCCCCTCGGGGCGGGATTTCGCGCTGTCGAACGACGTCGCCCAGCCGGTGCTGCCGGAGGAGCACTACATTCTGGTGCGGGGCGAGCGCGGCCCGCTCGGACCCGACGGTCGGGAACATGATCTCTTCGGCGGGCTGGAATGA
- a CDS encoding FAD-binding oxidoreductase, translating to MGFDALRNTVRGRVLESGDADFDRVARPWSLAVTQPVAAVAEVADAEDVAAVLRHARAAGCPVVAQPTGHGAAGGVENAILVRTGALDRVEIDPVARVARVGAGVQWGRVQAAAAEHGLTGLAGSNPVVGVTGYTLGGGAGWFARKFGWASNAVRAFEIVDADGRPARVTADSDPDLFWALSGGGGDFAVVTGLEFELFPMPALYGGRVMWPAERLPEVWDAFRALTSDAPDELSVWFQRFQFPQSPEMVALDVAYLGGPGEGAELVSVLDRIGGAVADKRGALSVADIGDITSEPTDPSPAIGRTELLPALTPEAEKILLGESVAPLANIQVRHLGGALAGPAAGARGPLGEGYLVYLLGLGLPQLREAVHAKLSTFGTQLSGQISGSKPFTFLAPGESAAAAFDPATLDRLRAIKRDRDPHNVIRANYPVLG from the coding sequence ATGGGATTCGACGCACTGCGCAACACCGTCCGGGGCCGTGTTCTGGAATCCGGTGACGCGGACTTCGATCGGGTCGCGCGGCCGTGGAGCCTGGCGGTGACCCAGCCGGTGGCCGCCGTGGCCGAGGTCGCCGACGCCGAGGATGTGGCCGCGGTGCTGCGGCACGCGCGCGCCGCCGGATGCCCGGTGGTGGCCCAGCCGACCGGGCACGGCGCCGCGGGCGGGGTGGAGAACGCGATCCTGGTGCGCACCGGGGCGCTGGACCGGGTCGAGATCGATCCGGTCGCGCGGGTGGCGCGGGTCGGCGCGGGCGTGCAGTGGGGCCGGGTGCAGGCGGCCGCGGCCGAGCACGGGCTGACCGGTCTGGCGGGCAGCAATCCGGTGGTCGGGGTGACCGGCTACACGCTGGGCGGCGGCGCGGGCTGGTTCGCCCGCAAGTTCGGGTGGGCGTCGAACGCGGTGCGCGCCTTCGAGATCGTGGACGCCGATGGCCGCCCGGCCCGGGTGACCGCGGACAGCGATCCGGACCTGTTCTGGGCATTGTCCGGCGGCGGTGGCGATTTCGCCGTGGTGACCGGCCTGGAGTTCGAGCTGTTCCCGATGCCGGCGTTGTACGGCGGCCGTGTCATGTGGCCGGCCGAGCGGCTGCCGGAAGTGTGGGATGCGTTCCGCGCGTTGACTTCCGACGCTCCCGACGAGTTGTCGGTGTGGTTCCAGCGGTTCCAGTTCCCGCAGTCGCCCGAGATGGTGGCCCTCGATGTCGCTTACCTGGGTGGCCCCGGTGAAGGTGCGGAGCTGGTGTCGGTGCTGGACCGGATCGGGGGAGCGGTCGCGGACAAGCGCGGGGCGCTGTCGGTCGCGGACATCGGCGACATCACCTCCGAGCCGACCGATCCCAGCCCGGCCATCGGCCGCACCGAACTGCTGCCCGCGCTGACCCCGGAGGCGGAGAAGATCCTGCTCGGCGAATCCGTTGCGCCACTGGCCAATATCCAGGTGCGGCACCTGGGCGGCGCGCTGGCCGGGCCCGCGGCGGGTGCGCGCGGCCCGCTCGGCGAGGGCTATCTCGTCTACCTGCTGGGCCTGGGGCTGCCGCAGCTGCGTGAGGCGGTGCACGCCAAGCTGAGCACGTTCGGCACGCAGCTGAGCGGTCAGATCAGCGGGAGCAAGCCGTTCACGTTCCTGGCTCCGGGCGAGTCGGCGGCCGCGGCCTTCGACCCGGCGACCCTGGACCGCCTGCGCGCCATCAAGCGAGACCGTGACCCGCACAACGTGATTCGCGCCAACTACCCGGTGCTCGGCTGA
- a CDS encoding PH domain-containing protein, with protein sequence MLLVHPVTELIRFIPVLIATLVAGARADNPLWSLTVVAVIVAIALTRWFTTTYRITGDRVELRTGLIQRKRLSVPRNRVRSVDVEADLLHRALGLAVLSIGTGQHVDKREQFKLDSLDAKLVPQLRTALLAHTRGGAETADAPAITPETATPGTTPNGPAVEIARWQPDWVRYAPLSLTGFAIVAPVVGLAFQYGFAQIFLKSGTVQDVGHRSAGVIAGVMALLVVLLVVVVSVAACARYLMTWFGLQVLDDGKTLTIRHGLFTTRQTTLDLARLRGATVNEPLLLRLARAAELEAIMTGTSPRQKILPQAPRTAVHATLAHLLGTARAQPPAPALVTVPLRPHGPAAHRRRYTRALGPLAAAAVVMLAISLAGGQIPTWVWVVLVVAVPFAVALAWDRYRGLGHAVLPAADGNPAWLITRSGCLDRDRDCLEAPGVIGWTVRQTFFQRRAGVATVVAASAAGKKRYHVIDLPLAQAWELIEAVTPGQLGVPAGR encoded by the coding sequence ATGCTGCTGGTACACCCGGTCACCGAACTCATCCGATTCATTCCGGTACTGATCGCCACCCTGGTCGCCGGGGCCCGCGCCGACAACCCGCTGTGGAGCCTCACCGTCGTCGCGGTCATCGTGGCCATCGCGCTCACCCGCTGGTTCACCACCACCTACCGCATCACCGGCGACCGGGTGGAACTGCGCACCGGGCTGATCCAGCGCAAACGACTGTCGGTGCCGCGCAACCGGGTTCGCTCGGTGGACGTGGAAGCCGACCTGCTGCACCGGGCGCTCGGACTGGCGGTGCTGTCCATCGGCACCGGGCAGCACGTGGACAAGCGGGAACAGTTCAAACTGGACTCCCTGGACGCGAAACTGGTGCCGCAGCTGCGGACCGCGCTGCTCGCCCACACCCGCGGGGGCGCCGAAACCGCCGACGCACCGGCGATCACGCCCGAAACGGCCACGCCCGGTACGACACCGAACGGCCCTGCCGTGGAAATCGCACGCTGGCAACCGGATTGGGTGCGCTACGCGCCACTCTCGCTGACCGGCTTCGCGATCGTCGCCCCGGTCGTGGGTCTGGCGTTCCAGTACGGCTTCGCGCAGATCTTCCTGAAGTCCGGCACCGTCCAGGACGTCGGCCACCGCAGCGCGGGCGTCATCGCCGGGGTGATGGCCCTGCTCGTGGTGCTGCTCGTGGTCGTGGTCAGCGTGGCCGCCTGCGCCCGCTACCTGATGACCTGGTTCGGCCTGCAGGTCCTCGACGACGGCAAGACCCTCACCATCCGCCACGGCCTGTTCACCACCCGCCAGACCACCCTCGACCTGGCCCGCCTGCGCGGCGCCACCGTCAACGAGCCGCTGCTGCTGCGCCTGGCCCGCGCCGCCGAGCTCGAGGCCATCATGACCGGCACCAGCCCGCGCCAGAAGATCCTGCCGCAGGCCCCGCGCACCGCCGTCCACGCCACCCTGGCCCACCTGCTGGGGACCGCCCGGGCCCAGCCGCCGGCCCCGGCACTGGTCACCGTGCCGCTGCGCCCGCACGGGCCGGCGGCGCACCGCCGCCGCTACACTCGCGCGCTGGGTCCGCTCGCGGCCGCGGCGGTGGTCATGCTCGCCATTTCCCTTGCGGGAGGCCAAATCCCGACCTGGGTGTGGGTCGTGCTGGTGGTCGCGGTGCCGTTCGCCGTCGCCCTCGCGTGGGATCGCTACCGCGGCCTCGGCCACGCCGTGCTGCCCGCCGCCGACGGCAATCCGGCCTGGCTCATCACCCGCAGCGGCTGCCTGGACCGGGACCGCGACTGCCTCGAGGCGCCCGGCGTCATCGGCTGGACCGTGCGCCAGACCTTCTTCCAGCGCCGCGCGGGCGTCGCCACCGTGGTAGCGGCCTCGGCGGCGGGCAAGAAGCGGTACCACGTCATCGACCTGCCGCTGGCCCAGGCATGGGAGCTCATCGAGGCCGTCACGCCGGGACAACTCGGGGTCCCGGCCGGCCGGTGA